DNA from Cherax quadricarinatus isolate ZL_2023a unplaced genomic scaffold, ASM3850222v1 Contig1112, whole genome shotgun sequence:
cctttgcgatcaaatataatataacaataggcaatggctttatgacgagACTCAATTTTACCTGCTGGGAGAGTGGTGTCTAATGCACATTCGAAATCAAATACACCGATATATTCGTTGGAATGCGTATGACTAAAATTTTCaaagtgtactgttgttccttccgggGGGAATACGAGAACCTGATTGATTTTACATCCATCTTCGTGGATATCTAACTCTTCCTGTGTATTCAACTTCATCAAACAACTATGACAGTGCTTCTTTACATCACGATCCTTCATTATCGTTCTAACATACCCGTCAAAATCTTTGATTAAAACCAAATGTCTTTCATTCAACAATAACGCGCACATAATGtccttatatttcttattccccttacGACACATAGCCATAAATGTCCTATCTTGATCCTTTCTTAATTGATAAACATATAATGacactttattttccttctctaatATACCTAACTTATCACGCGTAATGGGGAAATCATCTATAGAAGATTTTGCATGATTAAGACAACCTCTCTTAGTAGTAACTGCTCTGCGAATATCACGCCATGACATGTTCTTTTTATGACATTGATAGGCAGCAAAAGCACGCAGTACACATAACCCATCATTAATCTCTGGATTAAATACATATTTCTTCCCTCGCAGTTTCTCGGGATATGCCACATATGATCCCACTCCCACTCTGAATTCTACTTTAACATATTCGATACTGAAAGATTCGATTTGATCTATGATCCAGCCAGATCCTTCCTGATCTTGCAACTCTGACTCGTATCTTTCTAATATTGTTCCCACCCATCGATCAAATACTTCAGagatttcctcttcacttactaactcaaacgctaaatttatcacaaattgtccattttgatcatcacccgatatgttttgacgtaatgtccttataactataattgggtggattctgagcgacattgctagaggcgatctatcatacatatctcgcatctgttctataaaataatccctataaacatgtaaatacattcttaactctctgttataagttgaaggaacactatatttcctcactgtatgtcTACCTCTAAAATTCTGGATATATGTAATAACTTCTGGGCTCTCATCTTCACTATTATGCGTGTCAGACACGTCATGcgaggtagttgctctctcatcatCATTAATGGGGGCAGAAGTACCCGCACCTCCGCATTGTGAGGTACCAACACtagcactctcaccaccaagctgtgcgacaacactaccaggtgtatttcctgcagaggaaaaaagtatatccaattcataacccaaaaaatattaagatttcaatgaatagtaatattacgtccagtaatgggggtaagaaggtcaccCTTCAcaatttttacatatatatataaaagtatatccaattcataacccaaaaaatattaagatttcaatgaacagaggaaaatcTTTCACCCTTCAcaatttttacatatatataagcatatccaattcataacccaaaatattaagatttcaatgaatagAACAAAATCTTTCTCGAGTGACTAGCACATTTTCACAACAAAAAGATCACAATTGGATACATACCTGTTTCTATAGCCTTCTTCCATAAAGCATCTACACGTGCCCACTCATTATCCAATTGCAATAACCTTTCATTGCGTTGTACACCGCCTTTCTCGATTACCAACGAACGCTGCTTTCTAATCGATAATCTTCTCTTCACCAATGCTTCCAAGTATTTCGAATATATGCTATCCCCTGTTAAGAATTTCACTTATTAACACACTAACCCAGTaaaaatttcactcgtatgcttcaacaaaaattaacccaaatttcactcgtatgcttcaacaaaaattaacccaaatttcactcgtatgcttcaacaaaaaattaacccaaatttcactcgtatgcttcaacaaaaaattaaacatgtaaaaaaaaaacaagaattttctaagtacaacttacctttctccatgatgtgcggttcagcgttggaagatgaggtcctttaacttaatgagaggaatactgtggGGAAGATGAGGTCAGTCACGGATGACGGATGGAAACAcaatcctcgctctgagagactcattgagcTTATATACCTTACCCCAaaagtattgcgtcatgatttttgtacaccccttccccctccgacgccaccatgtaatgcggttcacacccaaggtagaaaatcacacctgcgtcaactcaggacagacagacggcATGTAATGCGATTCACACCCATGGTAGAAAATCACACCtgggtcaactcaggacagacagacggcatgtaatgcgattcacacccatggtagaaatatttactcgatttccgaatagaaacattttcctcgctctgagagactcattaagCTTATATGGGCCACCCCTTCCCCCAGACGCCACTGTGTAATGcgtttcacacccaaggtagatttaagatcaCACCCATGAACACCTGGTCAGTCAGCCGCCACCATAAAGTAACTAATTTCGATGAGGCAGTCCCGCTCCCACattaactgtgtccccttattaaacTAAAAGTATTATATATCTTGAAAACTCATTAAGACTTACAGTGTACAAGACGCCTCTCTATGGTAAACaccctttttagttcattcaacTTAAAGAGAGGAAGCTTTTagatcattttaaaataataaggggaagatgttgaacttgtcaacatacacatctgctgacgttgatatatttcgttatccatcaaggattatcattgccggttattcgaatagtggcaaatcttatttcacatcaaaattaataaagttataccacgagaaatttcataacattataatatgcggggtgacatcacatcccttagaacaagattcagagatatctcataaattaacattaagtaaagatattatcgacccgcagaatgtcattgcatcacctgatgaaaatacaataattattgttgatgatctatttttaaaagctggtaacagtgaaattattctcgaatgttttactaaaggtagacatcataatataagcattattctgattactcaaaatatatttcacggaggacgatatagtcgtaccatggctttaaacgccacgcattttgctttatttaaaatgagggatcttggacaagtagagattctggggcgacaagtgttcggaaaaaataaggaatttgtaaatatatataaatctgctataaaacgatcaccctttggttatttattcatagaccttgcattaaatacaccagaagcattacagttgcgaaccaatgtgttacggcaggattcctacgaaattgtataccaatggagcgagcaaaattaattgaaaaggtttATAGAGATCCTGGTTCTGCTGGGTCATTCTCTGGGGTAAACAGTTTATATACAGCTGTAAAAAAGATCGATCCGTCCATAACCTTGAAAGAGGTCAGAAATTTCTTAAATTCAGAAAGATCATATACTTTATACGTTCTTAAACCTAAGAAGTTTCCTCGTAGGAAAATAATTGCTCCTAAACCCAGAGTGATATTAACCTGTGATTTGGGTGATATGTCTAAATTATCCAGATATaatgatggatataaatacattctcgtgtgtatcgatgttttttcaagatatttacaagcagtactcatgaaaaagaaagacggaccgagcactttacatgcattacaaaacatattggagaatgaaaaggcgaagaatatatcgagattatttacagataaaggcagggagtttctaaataaacaggtacagaattatctccagagtaagcatataaagttatatcatgtattttcgaaagaaacaaaagcttccattgcagagagaggcttgcaaacgatgaaacgtaaattatacaagtatatgacaagtgccaatacatttaattattcaAAAGTGTTAAATGAATTAGTAGATGCGTATAATTCAACTCCGCACTCGGGGATTGGCGGTAAAACCCCATTGCAAGTCCATGGTATTACGACATTGAATGATATAAGGAATCAGTTTCggataaattataaaaatggaagatccaataagaaacgaatcagtaagaaattggctgttggagacacaacaagagtgactcttagcagatcatccgcgtttaaccgagggtttcacacacaaaatacagaggaaatatttaaaatatatagaattaataattctcaacctataacaacatatcatttgaaagatttgaaaggtgaaaagattaaaggaacattttatcgcgaagaattgaccccagtcataccacctccagaatatattatcgacagagtattgaaacgaaaaaaaattggtggaattacgcattatttggtatcttataaaggttatgattccacttttaattcgtgggtcaaagaaggagatttgttgaaggtacaatgaaaaaatcattattagaaaaatttaaagaattaattacattacttaatagtctcccacgcaatcatcggaagagtttattacaacagtttaagaaaacacacataagttgtatcagtgagattttcaagaatttgattaagaataaaataccattagaccctaaaatatttaaaaagtacaagaacgagattaaatcattagcttgta
Protein-coding regions in this window:
- the LOC138851595 gene encoding uncharacterized protein — translated: MEKGDSIYSKYLEALVKRRLSIRKQRSLVIEKGGVQRNERLLQLDNEWARVDALWKKAIETGNTPGSVVAQLGGESASVGTSQCGGAGTSAPINDDERATTSHDVSDTHNSEDESPEVITYIQNFRGRHTVRKYSVPSTYNRELRMYLHVYRDYFIEQMRDMYDRSPLAMSLRIHPIIVIRTLRQNISGDDQNGQFVINLAFELVSEEEISEVFDRWVGTILERYESELQDQEGSGWIIDQIESFSIEYVKVEFRVGVGSYVAYPEKLRGKKYVFNPEINDGLCVLRAFAAYQCHKKNMSWRDIRRAVTTKRGCLNHAKSSIDDFPITRDKLGILEKENKVSLYVYQLRKDQDRTFMAMCRKGNKKYKDIMCALLLNERHLVLIKDFDGYVRTIMKDRDVKKHCHSCLMKLNTQEELDIHEDGCKINQVLVFPPEGTTVHFENFSHTHSNEYIGVFDFECALDTTLPAGKIESRHKAIAYCYIIFDRKGEIVCIKSYKGEDAVNHFILNVSGEWNKIKFRRQYHEIHMSEEDKMRHDSQNTCELCGNTFKKPQGQT